A window of the Cystobacter fuscus genome harbors these coding sequences:
- a CDS encoding FG-GAP-like repeat-containing protein — translation MRYLKSSLSYLTIPTLSALLLAGCTSTEPSEADSHEGDETVGESHDALPAEQCNYFDVNGHVHICHKTSSTIHPYTIVRVSEQACINAHSAHDGDYVTSLDPTSTLYDPTCSGQGCLSVNAPCDATVPCCDGLTCQSGTCADVNECAAGTDNCNENATCTNTVGSFTCACNAGYEGDGVTCTNIDECAASPCLNGGTCIDGINSYTCECAPGFTGTNCETNIDECAASPCLNGGTCTDGINSYTCACAPGFTGTNCETNIDECAASPCLNGGTCTDGINSYTCACAPTYEGTNCQACSGTLGDCNGNSSDGCEVNLQSDADSCGACGIVCATGQLCSNGTCQAAPTGQVPGTPVSSPANHNPLAPAVADVNGDGKLDILVANAESGSILTPSGSLSVFLGNGDASVQSEVNYGSASLSSNAVVAVDVDGDGWLDAVTVNGQTNLLLNNGNISVYKNLGPSAPGTFGAPTSFTTGTPGSVHLCTGDFDHDGVADIATTSVTLSQVSVLFGTGAGSFGAPTLIGIPNTGGVQSTIACRDLNSDGFSDLVVTSPASARLSILINQGNGSFAAPVSYTNAVGGQTAGIAFGDANGDGTLDILSNGAAGRYLFFFKGNGNGTFASGVQSAAATTTATNSALGVVADDFNGDGKLDAYILVTTASGGVRPMTGNGNGGFTSGTVVTTGASPGLNAIATADMDADGYADLILTNRGSGTVTVVPNGL, via the coding sequence ATGCGCTACCTCAAAAGCTCTCTCTCCTACCTTACGATCCCGACTCTCTCCGCCCTGCTCCTCGCTGGCTGCACCAGCACTGAACCCTCCGAGGCCGACAGCCACGAAGGCGACGAGACCGTGGGCGAGAGCCATGACGCGCTCCCCGCCGAGCAGTGCAACTACTTCGATGTCAACGGGCATGTCCATATCTGCCACAAGACCAGCTCGACGATTCATCCCTACACGATCGTCCGTGTTAGCGAGCAGGCGTGTATCAACGCGCACAGCGCTCACGACGGCGACTACGTCACCAGCCTCGACCCGACCTCGACGCTCTACGACCCGACGTGCAGCGGCCAGGGCTGCCTGTCCGTGAACGCGCCGTGCGACGCCACGGTCCCCTGCTGCGACGGCCTCACGTGCCAGAGCGGCACCTGCGCCGACGTCAACGAGTGCGCCGCCGGTACCGACAACTGCAACGAAAACGCCACCTGCACCAACACCGTGGGCTCCTTCACCTGCGCCTGCAACGCGGGGTACGAGGGCGACGGCGTGACCTGCACCAACATCGACGAGTGCGCCGCAAGCCCGTGCCTGAATGGTGGCACCTGCATCGACGGCATCAATAGCTACACGTGCGAGTGCGCTCCCGGCTTCACCGGCACCAACTGCGAGACCAACATCGACGAATGCGCCGCAAGCCCGTGCCTGAACGGCGGCACCTGCACCGACGGCATCAATAGCTACACGTGCGCGTGCGCTCCCGGCTTCACCGGCACCAACTGCGAGACCAACATCGACGAATGCGCCGCAAGCCCGTGCCTGAACGGCGGCACCTGCACCGACGGCATCAATAGCTACACGTGCGCGTGCGCTCCCACCTACGAGGGGACCAACTGCCAGGCTTGCTCCGGCACCCTCGGGGACTGCAACGGGAACTCGTCCGACGGCTGCGAGGTGAATCTCCAGAGCGACGCCGATAGCTGCGGCGCCTGCGGCATCGTGTGCGCGACGGGCCAGCTCTGCTCGAACGGCACCTGTCAGGCCGCGCCCACCGGCCAGGTCCCCGGCACGCCGGTCAGCTCCCCCGCGAACCACAACCCGCTGGCCCCGGCGGTCGCCGATGTGAATGGCGACGGCAAGCTCGACATCCTGGTGGCCAACGCCGAATCCGGATCGATCCTGACCCCCTCCGGCTCGCTCTCCGTGTTCCTGGGGAACGGCGACGCCAGCGTCCAGTCGGAGGTCAACTACGGGAGCGCCTCACTCTCCAGCAACGCGGTCGTGGCCGTGGACGTGGACGGCGACGGGTGGCTCGACGCCGTCACCGTCAACGGCCAGACCAACCTGCTCCTCAACAACGGAAACATCAGCGTCTACAAGAACCTGGGCCCGAGCGCGCCCGGGACCTTCGGCGCGCCGACGAGCTTCACCACCGGCACCCCGGGCTCCGTCCACCTCTGCACCGGGGACTTCGATCACGACGGGGTGGCTGACATCGCCACGACAAGCGTGACCCTGAGCCAGGTGAGCGTGCTCTTCGGCACCGGCGCGGGCAGCTTCGGCGCGCCCACGCTCATCGGCATCCCGAACACCGGCGGCGTGCAGTCGACGATCGCCTGCCGTGACCTGAACAGCGATGGCTTCTCCGATCTCGTGGTGACGAGCCCCGCCAGCGCACGCCTGTCGATCCTCATCAACCAGGGCAACGGCTCGTTCGCCGCACCAGTCTCCTACACCAACGCCGTCGGCGGCCAGACGGCGGGCATCGCCTTCGGCGACGCCAACGGCGACGGCACGCTCGACATCCTCTCGAACGGCGCGGCCGGCCGGTACCTCTTCTTCTTCAAAGGGAACGGCAACGGCACCTTCGCGAGCGGCGTTCAGTCCGCCGCCGCGACCACTACGGCCACCAACTCGGCGCTGGGCGTCGTGGCCGATGACTTCAACGGCGATGGCAAGCTCGACGCCTACATCCTCGTTACAACGGCCTCGGGCGGCGTCCGCCCGATGACCGGCAACGGCAACGGAGGCTTCACCTCGGGCACCGTCGTCACGACCGGCGCCTCGCCTGGCCTCAACGCCATCGCCACCGCGG